A window of the Oryza brachyantha chromosome 5, ObraRS2, whole genome shotgun sequence genome harbors these coding sequences:
- the LOC102708895 gene encoding uncharacterized protein LOC102708895 isoform X1, whose amino-acid sequence MVLGNVAILLGSGILGSILVGGDAKLPTAGEVLYGASKFVKKHGNEDKKTSSNSDAHTAQLLSQVNHLRQEIQSLGSRPVTVVTNAAKSGPGTFTVTVVVVAGVVGYAYIKWKGWKLSDMMFVTKRGLSDACNVVGSQLDKVSDDVTSARKHLAGRIDRVDINLDETQEIIEGTRDEVTVIHGDLSAFQEDLQSVNLVVRSLESKLVSLEYTQDRTATGISDLVEFTQKATVRQVPTASVPSAIGSSERVVRRATSLPQAVALPALPAATPAAEPSHRAEASEEQRGIASRISSSSEGSGLLQEQRGIVSRTSSSSEGLGLLREHRGIVNRTSSRREGPGLLQEQRGVVSRTSSTREGPPESSNEISSPTGASTSTGTRNTSASRFGGLRLPGLGFLTSYTS is encoded by the exons GTAGGTGGTGATGCCAAACTCCCAACAGCCGGGGAAGTACTTTATGGTGCTTccaag TTTGTCAAGAAGCATGGAAACGAAGACAAAAAAACATCATCTAACAGCGATGCACACACTGCTCAGTTACTATCTCAGGTCAACCATCTCAGACAGGAGATTCAGTCTCTAGGCTCAAGGCCTGTTACAGTTGTCACCAATGCTGCTAAGTCAG GACCTGGTACGTTTACTGTAACAGTGGTTGTTGTTGCTGGGGTTGTTGGCTATGCCTACATTAAGTGGAAG GGTTGGAAACTTTCTGATATGATGTTTGTCACCAAGCGGGGTTTATCTGATGCTTGCAATGTAGTTGGCAGCCAATTAGACAAAGTTTCAGATGATGTTACT TCTGCAAGGAAACATCTCGCTGGAAGGATTGATCGTGTGGATATTAATTTAGATGAAACACAAGAAATTATTGAAGGGACAAGGGATGAG GTCACAGTCATCCATGGGGATCTGAGTGCTTTCCAAGAGGATTTACAATCAGTTAACCTTGTAGTTCGGAGTCTT GAATCAAAGCTCGTGAGTCTTGAATACACTCAG GATCGTACGGCTACTGGAATATCTGACTTGGTTGAGTTCACCCAGAAAGCCACTGTTCGCCAG GTCCCAACAGCATCCGTTCCTTCAGCTATTGGATCTTCAGAGCGAGTTGTTAGGAGG GCTACTTCATTGCCGCAGGCTGTTGCTCTTCCAGCTCTGCCGGCAGCCACACCTGCAGCTGAACCATCACATAGGGCAGAGGCATCAGAG GAGCAGCGGGGTATTGCGAGCAGAATATCATCTAGTAGCGAAGGATCAGGCCTTTTGCAGGAGCAGCGGGGTATTGTGAGCAGAACATCATCTAGTAGTGAAGGATTAGGCCTTCTGCGGGAGCATCGGGGTATTGTGAACAGAACATCATCTAGAAGGGAAGGACCAGGGCTTTTGCAGGAGCAGCGAGGTGTTGTCAGCAGAACATCATCTACTAGGGAAGGACCGCCTGAGTCTTCAAATGAAATCTCATCCCCAACTGGAGCGAGCACGAGCACAGGCACACGGAACACAAGCGCGAGCCGGTTTGGTGGTCTGAGGCTGCCTGGACTTGGGTTCCTTACGAGTTATACGAGTTAG
- the LOC102708895 gene encoding uncharacterized protein LOC102708895 isoform X2 — protein MPLSNPPNLGILGSILVGGDAKLPTAGEVLYGASKFVKKHGNEDKKTSSNSDAHTAQLLSQVNHLRQEIQSLGSRPVTVVTNAAKSGPGTFTVTVVVVAGVVGYAYIKWKGWKLSDMMFVTKRGLSDACNVVGSQLDKVSDDVTSARKHLAGRIDRVDINLDETQEIIEGTRDEVTVIHGDLSAFQEDLQSVNLVVRSLESKLVSLEYTQDRTATGISDLVEFTQKATVRQVPTASVPSAIGSSERVVRRATSLPQAVALPALPAATPAAEPSHRAEASEEQRGIASRISSSSEGSGLLQEQRGIVSRTSSSSEGLGLLREHRGIVNRTSSRREGPGLLQEQRGVVSRTSSTREGPPESSNEISSPTGASTSTGTRNTSASRFGGLRLPGLGFLTSYTS, from the exons GTAGGTGGTGATGCCAAACTCCCAACAGCCGGGGAAGTACTTTATGGTGCTTccaag TTTGTCAAGAAGCATGGAAACGAAGACAAAAAAACATCATCTAACAGCGATGCACACACTGCTCAGTTACTATCTCAGGTCAACCATCTCAGACAGGAGATTCAGTCTCTAGGCTCAAGGCCTGTTACAGTTGTCACCAATGCTGCTAAGTCAG GACCTGGTACGTTTACTGTAACAGTGGTTGTTGTTGCTGGGGTTGTTGGCTATGCCTACATTAAGTGGAAG GGTTGGAAACTTTCTGATATGATGTTTGTCACCAAGCGGGGTTTATCTGATGCTTGCAATGTAGTTGGCAGCCAATTAGACAAAGTTTCAGATGATGTTACT TCTGCAAGGAAACATCTCGCTGGAAGGATTGATCGTGTGGATATTAATTTAGATGAAACACAAGAAATTATTGAAGGGACAAGGGATGAG GTCACAGTCATCCATGGGGATCTGAGTGCTTTCCAAGAGGATTTACAATCAGTTAACCTTGTAGTTCGGAGTCTT GAATCAAAGCTCGTGAGTCTTGAATACACTCAG GATCGTACGGCTACTGGAATATCTGACTTGGTTGAGTTCACCCAGAAAGCCACTGTTCGCCAG GTCCCAACAGCATCCGTTCCTTCAGCTATTGGATCTTCAGAGCGAGTTGTTAGGAGG GCTACTTCATTGCCGCAGGCTGTTGCTCTTCCAGCTCTGCCGGCAGCCACACCTGCAGCTGAACCATCACATAGGGCAGAGGCATCAGAG GAGCAGCGGGGTATTGCGAGCAGAATATCATCTAGTAGCGAAGGATCAGGCCTTTTGCAGGAGCAGCGGGGTATTGTGAGCAGAACATCATCTAGTAGTGAAGGATTAGGCCTTCTGCGGGAGCATCGGGGTATTGTGAACAGAACATCATCTAGAAGGGAAGGACCAGGGCTTTTGCAGGAGCAGCGAGGTGTTGTCAGCAGAACATCATCTACTAGGGAAGGACCGCCTGAGTCTTCAAATGAAATCTCATCCCCAACTGGAGCGAGCACGAGCACAGGCACACGGAACACAAGCGCGAGCCGGTTTGGTGGTCTGAGGCTGCCTGGACTTGGGTTCCTTACGAGTTATACGAGTTAG